From a region of the Trichoderma atroviride chromosome 6, complete sequence genome:
- a CDS encoding uncharacterized protein (BUSCO:EOG092D2ASD) — translation MSTAFRSIAPFVRTARYGLKSGSVNPLQAALKNNRSAAGVLNIARAYAVFERTKPHVNIGTIGHVDHGKTTLSAAITKRQAEKGFANFLDYGSIDKAPEERKRGITISTAHIEYSTENRHYSHVDCPGHADYIKNMITGAANMDGAIIVVAASDGQMPQTREHLLLARQVGVQKIVVFVNKVDAIDDPEMLELVEMEMRELLSTYGFEGDETPVIMGSALMALNNQKPEIGQTKIDELLKAVDEWIPTPERDLDKPFLMSVEDVFSISGRGTVVSGRVERGVLKRDEEVELVGKGIDPIKTKVTDIETFKKSCEQSQAGDNSGLLIRGIRREDVRRGMVVCKPGTVKSHKQFLASLYVLTKEEGGRHTGFHEHYRPQMYLRTSDESVDLTFPEGTADASGKMVMPGDNVEMVITLTNPNAIEAGQRFNIREGGRTVATGLVTRILQ, via the exons ATGTCGACTGCATTCAGATCAATTGCTCCGTTTGTACGGACGGCCCGGTATGGCCTGAAGTCCGGCAGCGTCAACCCTCTCCAGGCTGCGCTCAAGAACAACCGCAGTGCGGCTGGTGTTCTCAACATCGCCCGTGCATATGCCGTTTTTGAGCGAACCAAGCCTCACGTGAATATCG GCACTATTGGCCACGTCGATCACGGAAAG ACTACCCTGTCCGCTGCCATCACCAAGAGGCAAGCCGAAAAGGGCTTCGCCAACTTCCTCGACTATGGCTCCATTGACAAGGCTCCCGAAGAGCGAAAGCGAGGTATCACCATCTCTACTGCCCACATCGAGTACTCAACGGAAAACCGCCACTATTCCCACGTCGACTGCCCGGGTCACGCCGATTACATTAAGAACATGATTACTGGTGCTGCCAACATGGACGGCGCCATCAttgtcgtcgccgcctccgATGGTCAGATGCCCCAGACCCGTGAGCACTTGCTGCTTGCCCGACAGGTCGGTGTCCAGAAGATTGTTGTCTTTGTCAACAAGGTTGATGCCATCGACGACCCCGAGATGTTGGAGCTTGTTGAGATGGAAATGCGTGAGCTTCTCAGCACCTATGGCTTTGAGGGAGACGAGACCCCCGTCATCATGGGCTCTGCTCTGATGGCCCTGAACAACCAGAAGCCCGAGATTGGCCAGACCAAGAttgatgagctgctcaaggccgTTGACGAGTGGATTCCCACCCCCGAGCGTGATCTCGACAAGCCTTTCCTCATGTCTGTTGAGGatgtcttctccatctctggcCGTGGTACTGTCGTTTCTGGCCGTGTTGAGCGTGGTGTCCTCAAGCGTGATGAGGAAGTCGAGCTTGTCGGCAAGGGAATTGACCCCATCAAGACCAAGGTCACTGATATCGAGACCTTCAAGAAGTCTTGCGAGCAGTCCCAGGCTGGTGACAACTCTGGTCTCCTGATCCGTGGTATCCGTCGTGAGGACGTCAGGCGTGGTATGGTCGTCTGCAAGCCCGGCACCGTCAAGTCTCACAAGCAGTTCCTTGCTTCCCTCTACGTCCTTACCAAGGAGGAGGGTGGTCGCCACACTGGTTTCCACGAGCACTACCGACCTCAGATGTACCTGCGTACATCTGATGAGTCCGTCGATCTGACTTTCCCCGAGGGTACCGCTGATGCTTCTGGCAAGATGGTCATGCCCGGTGACAACGTCGAGATGGTTATCACCCTGACCAACCCCAATGCCATTGAGGCTGGTCAGCGATTCAACATCCGTGAGGGCGGCAGGACTGTGGCCACTGGTCTGGTCACCCGCATCCTTCAGTAA
- a CDS encoding uncharacterized protein (EggNog:ENOG41~TransMembrane:1 (o47-65i)): MDSQSYQPYPDDDGQSSQSILGQLSQFGQNASNNIQKSFSDMSTQGWLRLIMVVCTYLLIRPHIIKYSTKHAVKKLEEQDVKDKKFAEDQVAKMSPNDLRGLGAVEEEDVDADEGADGSKANWGSKARVRQRKTLRKILEAEEQRRYEEESDEDIRDLLE; this comes from the coding sequence ATGGATTCTCAGTCATACCAGCCATACCCAGACGATGATGGGCAATCTTCTCAGTCCATCCTTGGCCAGTTGTCTCAGTTTGGGCAGAATGCCTCCAACAACATCCAGAAGAGCTTCTCCGACATGTCAACACAAGGCTGGCTTCGTCTCATCATGGTTGTATGCACATACTTGCTGATACGACCTCACATCATCAAATACTCAACCAAGCATGctgtcaagaagctggaggagcaggatgTGAAGGACAAGAAATTCGCCGAGGACCAGGTTGCTAAAATGTCGCCAAATGACCTGCGTGGCCTGGGTgcggtggaagaagaagatgtggaCGCTGATGAGGGTGCCGACGGGTCCAAGGCTAACTGGGGCTCAAAGGCACGAGTCAGGCAAAGGAAGACTTTGAGGAAGATTCTGGAAGCCGAGGAGCAACGACGGTATGAGGAGGAGAGTGACGAGGACATCAGGGACCTCCTGGAGTAA